The genomic DNA GTGGTGGCGCCGGCGTGGCGCTGGTTGCGGCCCGAGCTCGAGCGGGCCCGCTCCGTGAGCGAGTCCGTCTCGGGCTCGTTCGAGGCGGACATGACCTCGGCGCCACCCTCCGCCGTCGCGGTCGCGGTCGTCCCCGACGACGAGCCGGCGGTCTGGGTCTGGACGTTGCCGTCCGGGGTGCCGCCCATCAGGCCGATGCCGCCGAGCTTGCTCGCGAGGCCCTGGTTCGAGACCTCGACGACGCGGGTCTCGCCCCCCTCCGTGATGCGGAGTTCGACCGTCCCGCCGGGGTCGTTGCGGGTCTTGAAGCTCGCGACCGCGCTGAACAGGGCCCAGAGGGTGGTCATCATGCCGACGAAGTAGACCGCGACCACAGGGAACGCGTTGTCGAACCAGGCCTGCGGGTAGACCCGGGTGAACAGTACCACACCGAACAGCGCGATGGCGCTGCCGAGAACGGCGGCCGCGTTGACGCGGCGGGTCGTCTGCGGGAGGACGACCACGACGCCGAGGAACGTGACCGGGAGGCCGACGCCGGCGGCGACGCCCGCGACCTCGCGGGCGCCGAAGGTGTCGAGTCCGAGCCACGCGGCGACACCGGTCGAGGTGCCGATGACGATGCCGCCGACCGTCAGGACCGCCCCGACGAGGAACAGGCCCACGCCGAGGTAGAGCCGCCGCAGGTCGGGCCCCCCGGCCCCGCCCTCGTACACGTCCGTGAGGCTAGCCATACGGTGCCCTGCGGACTCCACCCACAAAACTCCGCGTCAGACGCTCGAATGACACGTTTCGGGCGGTTAAGGCGGATATCGGGCACGAAGGGGCCCGGATGTGGGGCGGCCGTGTCCGACGTGTGGAGCCAGCACCCAGGCCCCACGGCCGCTCCACACTCGGAGCGGCACGGGGAGCCGGTGCGTTCCGGACCGGGTGGCCGCTCCCCGCCGGCTATCGCGTCAGAACGACAGCCGTTCGAGCAGGCGCCCCAGGCGACCCGTCCGGTTCCCCTCGTGGAGGTGGACGGTGAGCACCGGCTCGTCCCGGTCGAGCGCGACCCCGTCGGCGGCGTTCACCAGGGTGAGGTCCGGCGTGGCGATACGCCCACCATCGGACCGGACGACCGCCGTCCGACCGGGGCTCTCGACGACGTCGCGAACGTCGCCGTGGTAGGCCTCGATGGCGGCGGTCCGGTGGTCGGTCGTGTACCGACCGGCACGGTACTCCAGGTGCATCCGTGCGTCGTTGACGCTGGCGAGGGCGTCCCCCAGCGCCAGCTTGACCGGGTTGTACGGCCCCTTGCCGGTGACGACGCAGATGTCGCGGATGTCGTCCACGGCCCCGGCGGAGAGCGTCCCCACGTCGCAGGGGGCGTGCGCTCGGATCCACCGCACGCCACCGCGGAGCGGACTCCCGGTGAAGCCCGGGTCGTCCTCCGGAAGCAGGAGGAGGTCGGCGTCGTGCGACGTGGCCACGTTGACGACCGCGTGGGCGACGTCGTGGCTGACCACCTCCCCGTAGCTCACCGGCACGTCGGTCTCGGCGGCCAACGCCTCCGTGAAGCGCTCGAACTCCCGGTCGCCCCGGGTCTGGACCGTCGCGGCGTAGTCGAGCGGTACCTGCTCGGCCTCGACGTCGAACCGAACGACCGAGACGCCGCCGTCCTGGGCCACTGCGGCGTCGGCGCCGAGCCGAACCAGCGCCCGTTCACGCTCCGGGCTCGTGTGCTCGCTGACGCCGACGAGCACCTCGTAGCCGGGCTGGGAGAGCGCGGCACGGGTCTCGGCGATGCGGTCCTCGCCCACCCGACGGCGGACCTCCTCGATGGCCGCGCCCTCGTGGTCGGTGCGCTTGCGACCGTAGCCGAGGTACCACGCGAGCCCGGCGACGGTGATGACGACCGCCCCGAGCAGCGGGACCAGCCCCATCTGTGTCAGCAGCGCCAGACCCGCCACGATGCCGAACACCTGGACCCACGGGTAGAGCGGGGCGCGGAAGCTCGGCTCGTACGCGGCGTGGCCCTCGCGGAACGCGACGACCGCGGCGTTGATGAGCACGAACACGAGGATCTGGAACGCGCTCGCGAGTTTCGCGATCTCCATGATCGGGACGAACGCGATGAGCACGAGCAGCACGGCCCCGGTCAGCGTGATGGAGGTCGCGGGCGTCCCGAGCCCGTCGTGAACGGCCCCGAGCTTCTCGGGCACGAGCCGGTCCCTGGCCATCGCGAAGGGGTAGCGCGAGGACGAGAGGATGCCGGCGTTGGCCGTCGAGACCAGCGCGAGGACGGCTGCGACGACGACCACGACGACGCCGGCGGGCCCGAGCGTGACCGCCGCGACGTCGGCCATCGGCGTGAGGGTATCACCGATGGTCGAGAGGTCGGCGACGCCGACCATCACGGCGACGATGAGCACGTACAGC from Haloglomus litoreum includes the following:
- a CDS encoding DUF7139 domain-containing protein codes for the protein MASLTDVYEGGAGGPDLRRLYLGVGLFLVGAVLTVGGIVIGTSTGVAAWLGLDTFGAREVAGVAAGVGLPVTFLGVVVVLPQTTRRVNAAAVLGSAIALFGVVLFTRVYPQAWFDNAFPVVAVYFVGMMTTLWALFSAVASFKTRNDPGGTVELRITEGGETRVVEVSNQGLASKLGGIGLMGGTPDGNVQTQTAGSSSGTTATATAEGGAEVMSASNEPETDSLTERARSSSGRNQRHAGATTNGGERGARAASGVSDGGTTTDDAEVFSGGVDADPHPNQDLYCGNCSHFRYVRTDQGMQPYCGLHSEVMDDMDACEEWTPNNR
- a CDS encoding amino acid permease, which gives rise to MGKELERDLGLASVVAISIGAMVGSGIFILPALAVGIAGPAVVLAYLVAGILVLPAALSKAEMATAMPESGGSYVYIERGMGPLLGTVAGLGTWFSLSFKGALALVGGVPYLLLLVTVPDAWILPLTLGLAAALVLVNLVGAKLTGRLQVGIVAVMLGAMVWFVIGGAPSTATSNFSGFFREGPGGLLAATGLVFVSYAGVTKVASVAEEIENPDRNIPLGILGSLAFTTLLYVLIVAVMVGVADLSTIGDTLTPMADVAAVTLGPAGVVVVVVAAVLALVSTANAGILSSSRYPFAMARDRLVPEKLGAVHDGLGTPATSITLTGAVLLVLIAFVPIMEIAKLASAFQILVFVLINAAVVAFREGHAAYEPSFRAPLYPWVQVFGIVAGLALLTQMGLVPLLGAVVITVAGLAWYLGYGRKRTDHEGAAIEEVRRRVGEDRIAETRAALSQPGYEVLVGVSEHTSPERERALVRLGADAAVAQDGGVSVVRFDVEAEQVPLDYAATVQTRGDREFERFTEALAAETDVPVSYGEVVSHDVAHAVVNVATSHDADLLLLPEDDPGFTGSPLRGGVRWIRAHAPCDVGTLSAGAVDDIRDICVVTGKGPYNPVKLALGDALASVNDARMHLEYRAGRYTTDHRTAAIEAYHGDVRDVVESPGRTAVVRSDGGRIATPDLTLVNAADGVALDRDEPVLTVHLHEGNRTGRLGRLLERLSF